In the genome of Hevea brasiliensis isolate MT/VB/25A 57/8 chromosome 14, ASM3005281v1, whole genome shotgun sequence, the window atttgtataaaataattaattaaaagttaattacaatatTCAAtgaaaatatcaaaattataattatttaaaattaaaataaaattttaaaaataaaattaaggccTGATATATTATTATTGTTAGCAGTTTTGGAATTTCAATATGATAAGCCAGTGTGAAGCGAAAGTGATATCTTATCACAAAACAAAAGGAAAATGCCAAATGTCCGATATCTTTGTTTGGTAGGTGTGAATCTCCACACCTGATAAAGCCCTGTCACATTGTTTCACGTGGCTGTGGGATCCACTTGATGTGGGAACCATCCATGTGAAATAAATTCATACAGGTTTTTCCAGCTGTCTAATGAGCACGGATGATGTGGAGGCTGTAACTGTCCGTACTTCttccttttttatttcttttcataATTAATGTGATGAAGTGGCTTTTTTCTTGAATCAGaagtaaatataaaaataatattaaaaaaatgaaaaatcttcTTTCCGATACATGACGTGTTAGATCCTCAACCACACATTTCTTTCTAATCAATaaatgaactttttttttttcaaataataattgttaattaaaaatttatttatgttAAAATTTCTTGTTGATAACGATATACAagagtaaaattttaatgcaaccgtttaatttaatatatttttaatttttttaaataatttaaaatttttattttaaatttaatttaatttaacaattaaaatttataaatttattttttttaatttaaattaaaaattaaaaagtttaatctggtaattttaagattaaattttttgatttatagatttaaatttaaaaattaataaatttaatttattatttttttaatttttgattaaatttaacttattgaaaattttaaaactaaattgaaaaaaaaagtcttgctataaatttatgtaattttaaatttttttaaatagaaagagattttataaagaaaatttattttttaatcaatatttaaatatataaaattataaaaaataaaataaaaatacatatttttatctcaaattttcttaatttaatttacaatttattttaagtttttatttgaaaattacattttatttatagctaatattttataattttaaatctagTAAATGTCAGATATTCAAGTGATGTAAGATTTCATTTCACGTGCCCTATAAATCATATTtagattttaaaatattatatttcaatttaatcaatttaattatttaaaattttacaatattttttttttactttttttatataattggcatgaaattttaattacttaaaaaataaatttaatttcacacaTAATGTGCATCAAAGAATTGAGTATTATaggttttaatttaattaatttcactCTATCATGGGCTTAGATTaaaatctttaaattttgtagGTTTCAATTTGTAATTTTTTAACATTAAAACTACAACCGAAATTGACTCTACAATATAATTACACCTAACCCCTTGATTTTTGGGGATTATAGCAAATCGAACTccatgatttataatttttaaatattgttcaccaaatatcaaattaaaactaTTATTGGTTAACAAATCTTCTAATGCCAATATAAATAGTctgcttttaatcaaattggagaGAGATAAACAAGTCTCATTTGAAATTTagatgagaaataaaaaaatatatatatattatgaataaTCATCATCTGGTttgaattttagatttttttaataAGTTTGAATTATGGTTTGATTTGAAACATTTACGGTGTAATttagataaaatatttaatttataaatctaGTGTTTTTTTTAGTGTgtgtttattataataaaaaaaatattttttaaaagtgctattttaaatattaaaaaaatttatttatttttaaaataattttaattaatacgtTTAATAATGcattttttaataataacttAAAATATAACCttaatataatatatgaaaattgaTAATGTGATATCACTTgctataataaaataaatcaatttgagCAATTATATAATACCAAATCAATTTGGCTTGTTGCAACTAACAACAAGATTATATCTTCAATCAACCACAATCTCACTGTTATATACatcacaaatatatatatatatatatatattattaatttaaaaattgagtCCATGAAGAACGAAAATTAAAAGcatataataatgataataaaagtaaaattagaAAAAGTGGAAATAATTATCATTAAATCCTCCTTAATCCAAAACTAAAATAaggtaaattttaaaagaaaagtgaATAAAGGGTTAAAATTCAGAATTTGTCAAATCAATTTTATGTGAGAAAGTGTCCTATTAAAATTGATTAGAGAGGGCATTTAATATTGATGCATatgaattaatataaatatatatttataatattaattcaaaaataattttttatattaaataagaATTAATAATACCCTAATGTTATTTGGGCATGTTGTGCatgttatatataataatttttagatgaaattaaaatttaatttagaaaaaatatatttggattgaAAAATCATAGCACAAAGGCATTGGATTCCATTGAATGAAGGTTGCAACAAATGATAGAATCTTGATGAAAGATGCAGTAAGGGGGTTGCTTCTGCTAATGACAATTTGTGATTAGTGGGGCTCAAAGTCAACCttaatattcaaataatttattattaaaaaatggcatatgtatataagaagaaatcatgaaaataatataaaaatgttTCCTTAACATGATGAAATTTACCATTTTCATTTGTaagatttaaaaaatataatcaagAATTACAACTATTGCATGATGTATAAGATAATTATTTATATGTGAATGAAATTTTGTTGAGAATTCTTGTTccacataaaaaaatatataaaataaaaaggtAATATATAAAGGGTAAAATATCTATACGTATTACATATATTTACATCTTATTAtatatagataaattttaattatttcaatgatgaaatttttattaaaaagtttgagggttaaaaagtaataaaaataaaatataaaatattaataaaaaattttaaatattatattatttttatatattaaaattaaaaaatatatataattaaaattattaatttagcacaaataattctttaatttaacatATATAGTATTAGAGTCTGGTTTAGTACCTAATTGTCAACTTATTTATACAAGCTCatattaaaaatgaattaaattttaatatacccAACACTCTTCAAGTTTCATAAATTtagattataaataaataaaatcaagcatatttaatattaattatatatatatatatatatatatatatatatatatattatttttcattattgaaagttttttttttctcatagtaaatgctaataataataataataataataataataataattttatatttatgaatattttcaatcaatattcactggtcaataaagatagtatttttctttaaataaatttaagaGCGAAtgctaaatttaatttatgtgtttttttaattattttataaaagtttATTTTTGAAGTTTactctaattaataaaataaaatgtaaactATTTGTTGAGATTTAATCTTAAATGAGTCATAGATTCGATTCTTTGCTTGAAAGTTATATAATTTATATCTTAatttaaatatcaaataaaattatttaaataaaatgagCATCACAATCTTCACATATAAtaactaatttttattatttaaaaaataatattataaaaaaatatcttaccaaataaaaaaaattaatataataattaaaaaaaaaatggaagcatATGTTACCTTTTCATCGTGAAAGCCAGCGAATGGGTTTCAGTTAAtagtaaaatttaaaatacacatatattaatttatttatttaataaattaattttattatatattatatattaaattaatgataaatcaaATTTAAGAAATAATTTCCCCTCCAACTTATGTTTAGATATTTCtattttgtttttaaattttattttctttaaacaaATTAATTGATTTGTTTATTAGCAATTTCATATAAGATATATAAATTCTCATGTATTAAAATATATGACCAGTAAGTTCTCAATTCCACCTATAGGGCAAAACCGTGAGACtaatggccaaagtggacaatttctctaatggttggagcccgatcgttacaaaattaatattcattaataaattaaatgaatttttccCTTTTcactttattaattattttttttttcataaaattataaaatttttaatttcaatataaGTGATttgaaaatacaaattttaattgtTTCTTTATTATAATAATCGGTGAGTAGAATTCGATTTAaacaaaaaaatcaataaaattgatataatttagaaatttgattattttaataaattaattaagttatatatatatatatatatatatatatataatatttaataaaaaatatcataATTAGTAAATCTTGGAAAAGAAAATACTTAACATCGTGCAGTTGAAAATGTGTCTATCATACTTTAGAATATATGATGACATATTTTAAACTCATCAATGTTAGAGGTCACTTTCCcattcaattcaatttaaatattattataagtgATACCTAAATCTAAATCTATCAGATaagtatattatttttaattattaaactaaattaaataaaaaaaaattgatatattaAAGGTTAATCTCAATACTCTATTAATTGCATTTTGCTCTGGagcttttataattaaaataaaaattttgaaatttattttaaattatttttaatcacattttgctttaaatcaaatattttacTCATCTCCAATTCCAAAGTAGACTTCATCCATGATATTCTACTTTCTTCTATGAACCTAATTAATTACTTGAGATTAATGTTGTTTAATATTTGGGGCAACTTCAATTTGGTTTTCCATTTTCTTGTTAAACCTAATTGTGCTAATTGTTTATTATATTGAGAAGGTGTAGTCTTCAACTTAATAGTTTAAACAAATGGAAAACCATTCAACATTTAAATTTGTGATGTGGACACCATGAACAGTGAACGAAAATTTCCCCTTTCAATTTTACCATAGTTTCTTACAAACCAAACACCTTATTTACGTAAAGAAAAGGACTGAAGGGCCCAGAAAAATATATACTAATTAGGGTTTGTTCTATAAACTAttgttaagaaaaatattttttttaaaaaaaatatttaagtaattaaaggacataaagaaaatttaaaaaattttttaaactgTTTTTGCAAtgatatttaaaatgatatttttttgaaAAGTAAAATTTTTTCCTTTGAAATGTAATACCAAATAGGAAGtgtaaatacaaaaaaaatataaagGATATTCATTAGTAATAGGTGAGTATTATTTGATTTGAgttgaataaattaattaaattaatttaatttataaagtgATTCAAttcagttttaatttttaaaatttttgattattttatcttgatttgattttatagaaaattataataaaatcgaatcaaattaaatGAAAATCAAGCCTAAATCAAGAATACTAAAAACTCAAACCCATTAATTCAAACTAATTTGATTTGAATCACATAATCAGCCGTAATAATTATTGATCCACATTCATGTATTCAGATCGTAAATAAAACAAAAAAGGgagaatataaataaaaaaaaaaaagaaaacgaaAATCATGTGCACATATAAGAATCAGCCTGTCGTGTAGTCTATGTGGCTAGATAAGATCATCACGCTATAGCTTGTCTATATAAAAACCTCACCTTTGAGTGCATACTTACAACAATATTTGGTGAAAGGAGGAGacttttagagagagagagagagagagagatgggaagTTTAGGAGAAATTGAGGAAATAGAGAAGTGGGTTTCACCAGCTGCAACCAAAAGAACAATGCCTATTCTGTCATTAAACCACGTCTCATTTGTTTGCAAGTCTGTTCCTGAGTCTGTCAGGTTCTACCAAGATGTTTTGGGATTTGTTCTCATCAAAAGACCTTCTTCTTTCAATTTTGAAGGAGCTTGGTATGCCCATTTCTTCCTTttgctctctttctctctcttctctctctctctctattttcaTTGTTGTGGTTTAAGGATAGTTGGGTATCCAATATGTTTTGTCATCATGTTTCTTTTTGGGTTTTCCCTTGGAATTTTTTGGTTCCCTTCAAACCCCATTTATGAACATGGGAAATCATGAAATTTATCCATGTTTTCACGCTGAAGAAAGCTTCACTCCAAGATtagattttcaaatttcaagattTATAATGCTATTTCACAGTGGCCTTAGCTATAATCAAACCATCTCAAAACGTTGGTCTTCATAAAATTTTCTAGGCAACTAGCATAAAAATAACAATTGAATCTTCTTTTTGAGAGTGAAATTTACAATTTAGCCCCTAAATTTTAcccaatattatattttaatttttaaattttaaaaaattaattatttagtgcatgtgttttatattatattatactttACTTTTCAATTTTGAGAATGAAGTATTtagtttctttaattttaataaatagaataatttaattctcataattttaatatttataataattttattattgagaataattaaattattttatatattaaaattatagatatTAAAGTGTGTTGTAacgtaaaatttagagaataaataaataaatatttaaaatctaaGGACTATAGTATAATACAGAGTAAAATTTaagtattaaataattaattttttaaaatttaagaattaaattataatataaggtAAAATTTAgtgattaaattataaattttcctcTTTCAGATTTGTGAAAAATATTAGGTAAATTATAAAACCAAAATCCAGAAGTGATTGAAATGGTTTTCGCTGAAATaacattttaaaacaaatttaaaattttcaagtaACTTTTTGGTCtctcaattttaaatttttagatttttaaaaataaaaaattattttttttcatttaattttaatttaatactattgaaataatattaattttatttttaaaattattaaaaggaacaaaggaattaaaaataattaatggaaATATCGCATGGTTTTCAATGCTATTTCTGttataaaaatgtaaataaaattttgtaCGCTCTAatcttattttatattattttttaatataaatgtattttatgattacttaatttaaaataaaaaattattttattatgaaaaataaaataattttccgaaattttataatttattttattaaaattttataaaatagtatatttttatttgtaaaatagtcgataatgaaaaatttattaatttaataaaaaataagttttttaaataattttttaatattttaaattatatttttttacatcattttaaattttaattaaaataataattcttaaatacaaaatattaaataaatatatcttatgtaattttatttatgatatttttagcattattacataaatattatataaatattcttttatgtgtagaaattttattttttctattatgttaataaattattttataaaaaaaatatcattttataaaaatttgataaagtgaattataaaattttattaaatcactttttttaataaaataatatttattttattttaaattaaataatcaaaAAATACACACTGAATATATATTATGAAGTTTACTTAAGATTCTCTCTTTTCCATCTCCATCATTAATTTTGCAGGgaatatttaaattctttaatattTTGCTCAATCCATTTCGAGGGCAAATTTGGAAATTAGAACTCATGTTAAAGAACTATAGGCTGTTGAATTTATAGCAATTATGCATGCTATGCTATTGACCCATTTGTATTTATCTATTACAATAATAGAGCTCATTTTTATAAGATAATATAGAGGATGCATTATCAATGGACAAAGATTTTAATGATTAAAAATGTGCAGGCAGAATAGAACAATATTTCACCATTTCCTTTTCTCAGACCATGCCATCACCCGACTGGGGTTTATAATTATTATACTATCTCTTGCCCTGTTTGACCATCCACCACCCATCCAGAAACGATTATTGGTATCGGGTTTATCATGAATGATACAAGATATATAATGGAGTctatctattaaatatatgaattcaATATAGTTATAATCTTTTTtatttaggaaattattatttagagtagatttatcataaatttaaaacataatatgtATGATGAGATTTCTCTATTAAATGAGTCTAAACATATATAGTTGTTTATTAAATTTACAgtgaatcaaatttaaaaaaaaaaaaaaaagtttttcacCCTGAGGTTTCACAAAGAAAATGCAGTTTTTATAATGGTACAATTTGGATTATCATTGATAAGGATTTATGTGTTTTATGTGTTGTAATTCACATAATGGTGACACATGTGATtgtgaaaattctgaaaaattagaATTTTCAGGATAGGACAAAATGTCAGCTCAATCATTTTCTTCTCTATGGATTGGTTCATTGGAAAAATTAGTAATGTAGTTGTCACTTGAAAAGGAGACCTCACCTACTTGATCTTTGTCACATGCTGTATGATGAATTTTGCATACGCAACTCAACTTCAACCTCATTTACCCTAATGTACAGTTCCTCTTATCAGTCCTCCTCATGGCCTGTTAGAAGTTTACAACTGAAATGGGTGCTTTGCAGGTTGTTCAACTATGGTGTTGGGATCCATTTGCTTGAATCAGATAGAGTCCTATCAAAGAAaggtaaaataaatccaaaagatAACCACATTTCCTTCCAATGCTCAGACATGGA includes:
- the LOC131172556 gene encoding glyoxylase I 4-like yields the protein MGSLGEIEEIEKWVSPAATKRTMPILSLNHVSFVCKSVPESVRFYQDVLGFVLIKRPSSFNFEGAWLFNYGVGIHLLESDRVLSKKGKINPKDNHISFQCSDMDLVVKKLEEKNIEYVTAVVEEGGITVDQLFFHDPDGYMVEICNCQNLPVLPLSSCPFKLPKANGSLTSSPTYYGKRSWEMACSGGVASLMMDNLVMDMMDISI